A genomic stretch from Embleya scabrispora includes:
- a CDS encoding aminotransferase class I/II-fold pyridoxal phosphate-dependent enzyme gives MDQSETPVLDALTAYHERAYTPFTPPGHKQGRGIDAHTMAVLGRAVFGSDVLATSGLDDRMSTGRVLERAQELMAEAVHAEHAFFSTCGSSLSVKSAMLAVAGPHEKLVVSRDAHKSVVSGLILSGVRPIWVDPAWDPELHLAHPPRAEAYEAAFAAHPDARGALVTSPTPYGTCADLIGIAEVCHRRGRPLIVDEAWGAHLPFHPDLPTWAMDAGADVCVTSVHKMGGGLEQSSVFHHQGDLVDPHVLRARADLLGTTSPNVLIHAALDGWRAHMVAKGHELLDAALRRADDVRATIEDIDGLHVDRAEFLGPDRAHDLDPLQVVIDISALGPTGYAAADWLREHHRINLHVCDHRRISAQLTYADDDRTTATLTHALRALAATPPTTASARAPIHVPDPQELRLEQAQLPRDAFFAETEQVPAFEAIGRVCAEMLTPYPPGIPAVLPGERLNRPVVDYLTSGVHAGMVVPDAVDPQLDTIRVVADRTTA, from the coding sequence ATGGATCAGTCGGAAACCCCCGTCCTGGACGCCCTGACCGCCTACCACGAACGGGCCTACACGCCGTTCACCCCACCCGGCCACAAGCAGGGCCGGGGCATCGACGCCCACACGATGGCCGTCCTGGGACGAGCCGTGTTCGGCTCCGACGTGCTCGCGACCTCCGGACTGGACGACCGCATGTCCACGGGTCGGGTCCTGGAGCGAGCCCAGGAGTTGATGGCCGAGGCGGTCCACGCCGAACACGCCTTCTTCTCCACCTGCGGCAGTTCCCTCTCGGTCAAGAGCGCGATGCTCGCGGTCGCGGGACCACACGAGAAGCTGGTGGTCTCGCGCGACGCGCACAAGTCCGTGGTGTCCGGGCTGATCCTCTCCGGCGTGCGCCCGATCTGGGTGGACCCCGCGTGGGACCCCGAACTGCACCTCGCGCATCCGCCCCGGGCCGAGGCGTACGAGGCCGCCTTCGCCGCCCACCCCGACGCGCGGGGCGCGCTGGTGACCAGCCCGACGCCCTACGGCACCTGCGCCGACCTGATCGGGATCGCCGAGGTGTGCCATCGGCGCGGACGACCGCTCATCGTCGACGAGGCGTGGGGCGCGCACCTCCCCTTCCACCCCGACCTGCCCACGTGGGCGATGGACGCCGGCGCCGACGTCTGCGTGACCAGCGTGCACAAGATGGGCGGCGGCCTGGAACAGAGTTCGGTCTTCCACCACCAGGGCGACCTCGTCGATCCGCACGTCCTGCGCGCCCGCGCGGACCTGCTCGGCACGACCAGCCCCAATGTCCTGATCCACGCCGCGCTGGACGGATGGCGGGCACACATGGTCGCCAAGGGTCACGAACTCCTGGACGCGGCGCTGCGCCGGGCGGACGACGTCCGGGCGACCATCGAGGACATCGACGGCCTGCATGTCGACCGCGCCGAATTTCTCGGCCCCGACCGCGCCCACGACCTCGATCCGTTGCAGGTCGTCATCGACATCTCCGCTCTGGGGCCGACGGGCTACGCGGCCGCCGACTGGCTGCGCGAGCACCACCGGATCAACCTCCACGTATGCGACCACCGCCGGATCAGCGCCCAGCTGACCTACGCCGACGACGACCGCACCACCGCGACACTCACCCACGCCCTGCGCGCCCTGGCCGCGACACCTCCGACGACGGCCTCCGCACGGGCCCCGATCCACGTCCCGGATCCGCAGGAACTACGCCTGGAACAGGCGCAGTTGCCCAGGGACGCGTTCTTCGCCGAGACCGAGCAGGTGCCCGCCTTCGAGGCGATCGGTCGGGTCTGCGCCGAAATGCTCACCCCGTACCCGCCGGGCATCCCCGCCGTTCTGCCGGGCGAGCGCCTCAACCGCCCCGTCGTCGACTACCTGACCTCGGGAGTACACGCCGGCATGGTCGTCCCGGACGCCGTGGACCCCCAACTGGACACCATCCGCGTCGTGGCCGACCGGACAACCGCCTGA
- a CDS encoding hydrophobic protein, producing the protein MIPLLVVLLLALILFGAGFAIKVLWWVAVAVLVIWLLGFLFRSTGPGGGRGRWYRW; encoded by the coding sequence ATGATTCCCCTTCTCGTCGTCCTGCTTCTGGCCCTGATCCTTTTCGGCGCCGGATTCGCGATCAAGGTGCTGTGGTGGGTCGCCGTAGCCGTCCTGGTCATCTGGCTGCTGGGCTTCCTCTTCCGCTCGACCGGCCCCGGCGGGGGTCGAGGCCGCTGGTATCGCTGGTAA
- a CDS encoding response regulator, with protein MNERGVAIEVLLVEDDPGDVLLTREAFADSVPSSLRVVGDGVAALDFLYRRAGYEDAPRPDLILLDLQLPRMGGREVLEHLKADADLRRIPVVVLASSSAEEDILRSYDLHANAYVTKPVNLEDFVAVVRGVDDFFRSIVRLPEQM; from the coding sequence GTGAACGAGCGTGGGGTGGCGATCGAGGTCCTGCTGGTCGAGGACGATCCCGGGGATGTGCTGCTGACGCGGGAGGCGTTCGCGGACAGTGTCCCCAGTTCCCTGCGCGTGGTCGGCGACGGCGTCGCGGCCCTGGACTTCCTGTACCGACGCGCGGGATACGAGGACGCGCCCCGGCCGGATCTGATCCTGCTGGATCTGCAGTTGCCCCGGATGGGCGGCCGTGAGGTGCTCGAACACCTGAAGGCGGATGCCGACCTGCGGCGGATACCCGTGGTGGTGCTCGCCTCCTCGTCCGCCGAGGAGGACATCCTGCGCAGCTACGACCTGCACGCCAACGCGTACGTGACCAAGCCCGTGAACCTCGAGGACTTCGTGGCGGTCGTCCGCGGGGTCGACGACTTCTTCCGCTCGATCGTGCGCCTGCCCGAACAGATGTGA
- a CDS encoding DJ-1/PfpI/YhbO family deglycase/protease, with protein MTHNDLSDRRVLAIVTNYGVEQDELVVPVRELREAGAEVAVAATSAEPIRTLVSDKDPGVAVEPTLVLTDVDPAGYDLLLVPGGTLNADSLRLNDTALAIVRSFTTSGRPVAAICHGPWLLVEADVVRDRTLTSYPSVATDIRNAGGRWLDESVVRDDTGDFVLITSRNPGDIKDFLGQIETVLGR; from the coding sequence ATGACCCACAACGACCTGTCCGACCGACGCGTCCTGGCGATCGTCACCAACTACGGGGTCGAGCAGGACGAACTGGTCGTCCCCGTTCGGGAACTGCGCGAAGCAGGCGCGGAGGTGGCCGTCGCGGCGACCTCGGCGGAGCCGATCCGCACGCTCGTGAGCGACAAGGACCCGGGTGTGGCCGTGGAACCCACGCTCGTGCTCACCGACGTGGACCCCGCCGGCTACGACCTGCTGCTCGTGCCCGGCGGCACGCTCAACGCCGACTCGCTGCGGCTGAACGACACCGCGCTCGCGATCGTGCGCTCCTTCACCACCTCCGGCCGCCCCGTGGCCGCCATCTGTCACGGCCCGTGGTTGCTGGTCGAGGCCGACGTCGTCCGCGACCGCACGCTCACCTCGTATCCTTCGGTCGCGACGGACATCCGCAACGCCGGCGGCCGCTGGCTCGACGAGTCGGTGGTCCGCGACGATACGGGCGACTTCGTGCTGATCACCTCGCGCAACCCGGGCGACATCAAGGACTTCCTCGGTCAGATCGAAACCGTCCTCGGCCGGTGA
- a CDS encoding plasmid stabilization protein: MPRGSSPKRERQYEHIKDSAKKRGESTKRAEEIAARTVNKERAQAGESKTASRTSLEDMPASRRGGKHSHSGSTGPTYDQLYADAKRRNIKGRSSMNKKQLQQALGT; this comes from the coding sequence ATGCCCAGGGGATCGAGCCCCAAGCGGGAACGGCAGTACGAGCACATCAAGGACAGTGCGAAGAAGCGCGGTGAATCCACCAAGCGCGCCGAGGAGATCGCGGCCCGCACGGTGAACAAGGAACGTGCCCAGGCGGGCGAGTCCAAGACCGCGAGCCGCACGTCCCTCGAAGACATGCCCGCAAGTCGCCGAGGCGGGAAACATTCGCACTCCGGGTCCACCGGGCCCACCTACGACCAGCTCTACGCGGATGCCAAACGCCGCAATATCAAGGGCCGTTCCTCGATGAACAAAAAGCAGCTCCAGCAGGCGCTCGGCACCTGA
- a CDS encoding thiamine pyrophosphate-requiring protein, with protein MSEKVADRILARLREWDVEYVFAYPGDGINGLLAAWGRADDRPRFIQARHEEMAAFQAVGYAKFSGRVGVCAATSGPGAIHLLNGLYDAKLDHVPVVALVGQTARSAMGGSYQQEVDLASLYKDVASEYCETVTVPEQLPNVLDRAIRIAAARRTVTAVIVPSDVQDLDYTAPGHAFKMVPSSLGATWSAPVPGDEDLRRTADLLNDGEKVAILVGQGARGARAEVEELAELLGAGVAKALLGKDVLSDELPYVTGSIGLLGTRPSYELMRECDTLISIGSNFPYSQFLPEYDRARAVQIDIDPSMIGLRYPYEINLIGDARETLRRLLPLVRAKKHGAWRSGIEANVARWWEVMQRRAAVDADPINPEYVVHALDALLPHDAIVTADSGSAANWYARHLRMRGDMRGSLSGTLATMGPGVPYAIGAKFAHPERPAIALVGDGAMQMNGMAELITAGKYRREWSDPRLVVAVLNNQDLNQVTWEMRAMEGAPQFEESQHLPDVPYADFARSIGLGGLRVNRPEDVEPAWREALAADRPFVLDFRTDPAVPPIPPHATLDQIEAAVAAVVHGDSDRGGMFRQGLKAKLQEMLPGGRDRPDRPGADEGQ; from the coding sequence ATGTCGGAGAAGGTCGCGGACCGGATCCTGGCCAGGCTGCGCGAATGGGACGTCGAGTACGTCTTCGCCTACCCGGGGGACGGCATCAACGGCCTGTTGGCCGCGTGGGGGCGGGCGGACGACCGGCCACGGTTCATCCAGGCGCGACACGAGGAGATGGCCGCGTTCCAGGCGGTGGGCTACGCCAAGTTCTCCGGCCGGGTCGGGGTGTGCGCCGCCACCTCCGGGCCGGGCGCGATCCACCTGCTCAACGGTCTCTACGACGCCAAGCTCGACCACGTGCCGGTGGTGGCGCTCGTGGGCCAGACCGCGCGCAGCGCGATGGGCGGCTCGTACCAGCAGGAAGTGGACCTGGCGAGCCTGTACAAGGACGTCGCGTCCGAGTACTGCGAGACGGTGACCGTGCCCGAACAGCTGCCCAACGTGCTGGACCGGGCCATCCGGATCGCCGCCGCGCGGCGCACCGTCACCGCCGTGATCGTGCCCTCCGACGTCCAGGACCTCGACTACACCGCCCCCGGGCACGCCTTCAAGATGGTGCCGTCCAGCCTCGGGGCGACCTGGTCCGCACCGGTGCCCGGCGACGAGGACCTGCGCCGCACCGCGGATCTGCTCAACGACGGCGAGAAGGTCGCCATCCTGGTCGGCCAGGGTGCGCGCGGCGCCCGGGCGGAGGTCGAGGAACTGGCCGAACTGCTCGGCGCGGGCGTGGCGAAGGCGCTGCTCGGCAAGGACGTGCTCTCCGACGAACTGCCCTACGTCACCGGCTCCATCGGTCTGCTCGGCACCCGGCCCTCGTACGAACTGATGCGCGAGTGCGACACGTTGATCTCCATCGGGTCGAACTTCCCCTATTCGCAGTTCCTGCCGGAGTACGACCGGGCCCGGGCGGTGCAGATCGACATCGACCCCTCGATGATCGGGCTGCGCTACCCGTACGAGATCAACCTGATCGGCGACGCGCGTGAGACGCTGCGCCGACTGCTGCCGCTGGTGCGGGCCAAGAAGCACGGCGCGTGGCGCTCGGGCATCGAGGCGAACGTGGCGCGGTGGTGGGAGGTGATGCAGCGGCGCGCGGCGGTGGACGCGGACCCGATCAACCCGGAATACGTGGTGCACGCGCTGGACGCGCTGCTCCCGCACGACGCGATCGTCACCGCCGACTCCGGCTCGGCGGCCAACTGGTACGCCCGGCACCTGCGGATGCGCGGCGACATGCGCGGCTCGCTCTCCGGCACCCTGGCCACCATGGGACCGGGCGTGCCGTACGCGATCGGCGCCAAGTTCGCCCACCCGGAGCGACCGGCGATCGCCCTGGTCGGCGACGGCGCGATGCAGATGAACGGGATGGCCGAACTGATCACCGCCGGCAAGTATCGCCGCGAGTGGAGCGACCCGCGCCTGGTCGTCGCCGTCCTGAACAACCAGGACCTGAACCAGGTCACATGGGAGATGCGGGCGATGGAGGGCGCGCCGCAGTTCGAGGAGTCGCAACACCTGCCCGACGTGCCCTACGCCGATTTCGCCCGCTCGATCGGTCTGGGCGGCCTGCGGGTGAACCGGCCCGAGGACGTGGAGCCGGCCTGGCGCGAGGCGCTGGCCGCGGACCGGCCGTTCGTCCTCGACTTCCGTACCGATCCCGCCGTGCCGCCGATCCCGCCGCACGCCACGCTCGACCAGATCGAGGCGGCGGTGGCCGCCGTCGTGCACGGCGACAGCGACCGGGGCGGGATGTTCCGCCAGGGCCTGAAGGCCAAGCTTCAGGAGATGTTGCCCGGCGGGCGCGATCGCCCGGATCGGCCGGGCGCGGACGAGGGGCAGTGA
- a CDS encoding protein kinase domain-containing protein yields MSGPTGDDPARIGPYRIERRLGQGGMGRVYLGRSASGRAVAVKVVRPDLAEHADFRRRFAREVAAARAVSGAFTAAVVDAAPDAPSPWLATVYVDGMALSDAVARYGPWPVGPLRALGAGLAEALAAIHAVGVIHRDLKPSNVMLAADGPKVIDFGISRAVEASVLTRTGSTVGSPGFMSPEQCADREVGEPSDVFSLGAVLAFAGRGSGPFGHGSVPALLYRVVHDAPDLDGVPAPLVPLVSACLDKSPTARPTAAEVLAELAIDASVAGAGAGWWLPAAVAGAIPGGGRDGAPVGAAPVDGGAPAGTVPMDEGVPQASAVTVPVPADVVEEGAVPPVPPPPRTDPVPPVPPMPGGPPRPDGFPGFLPPPPPKPPRAWPRYRAFLAAGSVVVVSAITVAVVLATRDDDAGNRSAGTPKPTASATRSATTGPPTRPAASVPSGGQPSSASSPAASAPPRTQPDIRALDVTKGAGGLVTRVLEPGSGPEIRAGQQITVDYVGVYQSDRAVFDSSWSRGEPAVFGIGTGEVIPGWDEGLVGQRVGSRVQLVIPPDKAYGATPPGEMRPNATLVFVIDLIAAR; encoded by the coding sequence GTGAGCGGGCCGACGGGCGACGATCCGGCGCGGATCGGGCCGTACCGGATCGAGCGGCGGCTCGGACAGGGCGGCATGGGCCGGGTGTACCTGGGGCGGTCGGCGTCGGGGCGGGCCGTGGCGGTCAAGGTGGTGCGGCCGGACCTGGCGGAGCACGCGGACTTCCGGCGGCGGTTCGCCCGCGAGGTGGCGGCGGCCCGGGCGGTGAGCGGGGCGTTCACGGCGGCCGTGGTCGACGCGGCGCCGGACGCGCCGAGCCCGTGGCTGGCCACCGTGTACGTCGACGGCATGGCGCTGTCCGACGCGGTGGCGCGGTACGGGCCGTGGCCGGTGGGGCCGTTGCGGGCGCTGGGGGCCGGGTTGGCCGAGGCGCTGGCGGCGATCCACGCGGTGGGCGTGATCCACCGCGACCTGAAGCCGTCCAACGTCATGCTGGCCGCCGACGGGCCCAAGGTGATCGACTTCGGCATCTCGCGGGCGGTCGAGGCGAGCGTGCTCACCCGCACGGGCAGCACGGTCGGCTCACCGGGGTTCATGTCGCCCGAGCAGTGCGCGGACCGTGAGGTGGGCGAGCCGTCGGACGTGTTCTCGCTCGGCGCGGTACTGGCGTTCGCGGGGCGCGGGAGCGGGCCGTTCGGGCACGGGTCGGTGCCGGCCCTGCTCTATCGGGTCGTGCACGACGCCCCCGATCTCGACGGTGTGCCCGCCCCGTTGGTGCCGCTGGTGTCGGCGTGCCTGGACAAGTCGCCGACGGCGCGTCCGACGGCCGCCGAGGTGCTGGCCGAACTGGCGATCGACGCGAGCGTGGCGGGCGCGGGCGCGGGGTGGTGGTTGCCGGCGGCGGTGGCCGGGGCGATTCCGGGCGGGGGTCGGGACGGGGCGCCGGTCGGTGCTGCGCCCGTGGACGGGGGAGCGCCGGCCGGCACGGTGCCCATGGACGAGGGTGTGCCGCAGGCGTCGGCGGTGACCGTGCCCGTGCCGGCGGATGTGGTCGAGGAGGGTGCGGTGCCGCCCGTGCCGCCGCCGCCTCGCACGGATCCGGTGCCACCCGTGCCTCCCATGCCCGGCGGGCCGCCGCGTCCCGACGGGTTCCCGGGGTTCCTGCCACCACCGCCGCCCAAGCCGCCCCGAGCGTGGCCGCGGTACCGGGCGTTCCTGGCCGCCGGGTCGGTCGTCGTGGTGTCGGCGATCACCGTCGCGGTCGTCCTGGCCACGCGCGACGACGACGCCGGCAACCGGTCCGCGGGTACCCCCAAGCCGACGGCGAGCGCGACGCGCTCCGCCACGACGGGGCCGCCCACGCGCCCAGCCGCTTCCGTCCCGTCCGGCGGGCAGCCGTCGTCCGCGTCCTCGCCCGCCGCGTCCGCCCCACCACGCACCCAACCGGACATCCGCGCCCTCGACGTCACCAAGGGCGCCGGCGGGCTGGTGACCCGTGTACTCGAACCCGGCTCGGGCCCCGAGATCCGAGCCGGGCAGCAGATCACGGTCGACTATGTGGGCGTCTACCAGAGCGACCGCGCGGTGTTCGACTCCTCGTGGTCCCGCGGCGAACCCGCCGTCTTCGGCATCGGCACGGGGGAGGTGATCCCCGGCTGGGACGAGGGCCTGGTCGGCCAACGTGTCGGCAGCCGGGTGCAGTTGGTGATCCCACCCGACAAGGCGTACGGCGCGACCCCACCCGGCGAGATGCGCCCCAACGCCACCCTCGTCTTCGTGATCGACCTCATCGCGGCACGCTGA
- a CDS encoding response regulator: protein MSGDTNGDTLRVVVVDDHSVMRAGVVALLAADPTIEIVGEAGDGSAAVELVERLEPDVALLDLRMPVLGGVAATARIVGLGKRTRVLILTTYDTDAEIESAVEAGAIGYLLKDATREQLVDAIRSAARGQTVLAPRVAERLVARMRRPAPVVLTSREIQVLDAVADGLSNADIGARLVIAEATVKTHLLRIFAKLDVSDRTHAVVTAIETGLLPRGEGIDGNPTRG from the coding sequence ATGAGCGGCGACACGAACGGGGACACGCTGCGCGTCGTCGTGGTCGACGACCACTCGGTGATGCGGGCGGGGGTGGTCGCGCTGCTGGCCGCGGACCCCACGATCGAGATCGTCGGCGAGGCGGGCGACGGGTCGGCCGCCGTCGAGTTGGTCGAGCGCCTGGAGCCGGACGTGGCGCTGCTCGACCTGCGCATGCCGGTGCTGGGCGGGGTGGCCGCCACCGCCCGCATCGTGGGGCTGGGCAAGCGGACCCGGGTGTTGATCCTGACCACCTACGACACCGACGCCGAGATCGAGAGCGCGGTCGAGGCCGGCGCCATCGGCTACCTGCTCAAGGACGCCACCCGCGAACAACTCGTCGACGCCATCCGCTCCGCGGCCCGGGGCCAGACCGTACTGGCTCCCAGGGTCGCGGAGCGCCTGGTCGCCCGGATGCGCCGACCCGCCCCGGTGGTGCTCACCTCCCGCGAGATCCAGGTCCTGGACGCGGTGGCGGACGGACTGTCCAACGCGGACATCGGCGCCCGACTGGTGATCGCGGAGGCCACGGTCAAGACCCACCTGCTCCGCATCTTCGCCAAACTCGACGTCAGCGACCGCACCCACGCGGTGGTCACCGCGATCGAGACCGGGCTGCTGCCCCGGGGCGAGGGCATCGACGGGAACCCGACGCGCGGGTGA
- a CDS encoding sensor histidine kinase — MSERPRSPERFPMWTPHRWYILFWVLLGLCPVALAGAGDPGAKRLWAVGLPVLLGLSYLVVRVFPGNRVLRPSAFPAVLTVGLVALAYVRDGGASLYVASLPHFWFAARAPYPSIMRSGVAAAGTVLGGVASQGWSPNLLTGNTTATLIAYAVSVPVGLSVHRYIEQNGARVRALDSELAGARERLADADLRRGAAEERERLAREIHDTLAQGFASIVVLAEAARSGLANDPDTSERQLLSIERTARENLAEARVLVGSAPQSGLVTGSPARVLRRTLDRFAQDTGINVEAELPDVECDQRTRIALLRCTQESLANIRKHADAGTVGVVLTRVADGVELEITDDGRGFVVDEARGFGLDGMRRRLAELGGELTVTSSVGDGTRILAMIPVDGAAEAAGADVADVHDYRRESAT; from the coding sequence ATGTCCGAACGGCCGCGGTCCCCCGAGCGTTTCCCGATGTGGACGCCGCACCGCTGGTACATCCTGTTCTGGGTGCTGCTCGGGCTCTGCCCGGTGGCCCTGGCCGGGGCGGGCGACCCCGGGGCGAAGCGGCTGTGGGCGGTCGGGCTGCCGGTCCTGCTCGGCCTGAGCTACCTGGTCGTACGGGTGTTCCCGGGGAATCGGGTGCTGCGGCCGAGCGCCTTCCCGGCGGTGCTGACCGTCGGCCTGGTCGCGCTGGCCTACGTGCGCGACGGCGGTGCGTCGTTGTACGTGGCGAGCCTTCCGCACTTCTGGTTCGCCGCCCGCGCCCCCTATCCCTCGATCATGCGCAGCGGCGTCGCCGCCGCCGGCACCGTGCTCGGCGGCGTCGCCTCGCAGGGCTGGAGTCCGAACCTGCTCACCGGGAACACCACGGCGACTCTGATCGCCTACGCGGTGAGCGTGCCGGTCGGCTTGTCGGTACATCGCTACATCGAGCAGAACGGGGCTCGCGTGCGGGCCCTGGACAGCGAACTGGCCGGCGCCCGGGAGCGGTTGGCGGACGCCGATCTGCGCCGGGGCGCCGCGGAGGAGCGGGAGCGGCTGGCCCGGGAGATCCACGACACCCTCGCCCAGGGGTTCGCCTCCATCGTGGTGCTGGCGGAGGCCGCGCGCTCGGGCCTGGCGAACGATCCCGACACGAGTGAGCGGCAGTTGTTGTCGATCGAGCGCACCGCCCGGGAGAACCTGGCCGAGGCGCGGGTACTGGTCGGCTCGGCCCCACAGAGCGGCCTGGTCACCGGGTCGCCGGCCCGGGTGCTGCGCCGGACCCTGGACCGTTTCGCCCAGGACACGGGAATCAACGTGGAGGCCGAACTGCCCGACGTCGAGTGTGATCAGCGCACCCGGATCGCGCTGCTGCGCTGTACGCAGGAGTCGCTGGCCAACATCCGCAAACACGCGGACGCCGGCACGGTGGGTGTGGTGCTCACCCGGGTCGCGGACGGTGTGGAGCTGGAGATCACCGACGACGGGCGGGGGTTCGTGGTGGACGAGGCCCGAGGCTTCGGTCTGGACGGGATGCGTCGGCGACTGGCCGAGCTGGGCGGCGAGTTGACGGTCACCAGCTCGGTCGGGGACGGTACGCGGATCCTGGCGATGATTCCCGTCGACGGTGCGGCCGAGGCGGCCGGGGCGGATGTGGCGGATGTGCACGACTACCGGCGGGAGAGCGCGACATGA
- a CDS encoding MMPL family transporter, with protein sequence MTKLPVRVAGWSARRPWWAIAGWVLFVALCLGAGIAAGTNTATSEDYRVGEAGRGEALAAQGGLEQRPMERVLITAKAGAERVGPEADAAAGEIADRMRRLPEVSSVGAPVRSADGRAVRVDITMKGEEQEGKKHVDPLLAQTPKVRAEHPSLRIAESGGPSISKDVQGQRGDDLAKTEMIALPITLITLFIVFRSAAMAAVPLVLALSAIAAAVGLSMLASHVFPDAGVGTNVILLIGLAVGVDYALFYLKREREERARSGGRLDSRALVELAAATSGHAVVVSGLAVAASSATLFLADDVIFSSIAIGAIVVTVVAVIGSLTALPALLVKLGARAERRAAAKAERAARRGEPVAAKPARSGAGRITSAVLRVTAARPVATLAVAVFAMLALAAPLANLKLTEIGRETYSRDLPAMDTWHRQNEAFPELKSMHQVVVRADAGRADEVAGALRELEVRAKTDPALAGIAELRTSPDHRITMLELRVPHFVSTDAAQDSLDRVRDDYVPATIGRLRGVDVAVTGDVARYADYPEHQKTKLPMIVTTLLLVTFVITVIAFGSVVLGLLGMLLNLLSAGAALGLLVLVFQGSWAEALLDFDSTGSIGSRVPLFLFVILFGLSMDYQVFVISRIREAVRRGVTTRQAVLDGIGNSAGVVTSAAFVMVTVFASFIGLHLIEMKQFGFSLAVAVLLDAFVIRIMILPAAMLLLGERSWWPAIALRRGRGRTPAAEVRPAQNVG encoded by the coding sequence ATGACGAAACTTCCTGTTCGAGTGGCCGGGTGGAGTGCTCGGCGTCCCTGGTGGGCCATCGCCGGCTGGGTGCTGTTTGTCGCGTTGTGCCTGGGGGCCGGCATCGCCGCCGGGACGAACACCGCCACCAGCGAGGACTATCGGGTGGGCGAGGCCGGTCGCGGGGAAGCGCTGGCCGCGCAGGGCGGCCTGGAGCAGCGTCCGATGGAGCGGGTGCTGATCACCGCCAAGGCCGGCGCGGAACGGGTGGGCCCGGAGGCGGACGCCGCGGCCGGCGAGATCGCGGACCGCATGCGGCGACTGCCCGAGGTGTCCTCGGTCGGGGCGCCGGTGCGTTCGGCCGACGGCAGGGCGGTTCGGGTCGACATCACCATGAAGGGTGAGGAGCAGGAGGGGAAGAAGCACGTCGACCCGCTCCTGGCACAGACCCCGAAGGTACGGGCGGAACATCCGTCGTTGCGAATCGCGGAGAGCGGCGGCCCCTCGATCAGCAAGGACGTCCAGGGCCAACGCGGCGACGACCTCGCCAAGACCGAGATGATCGCACTGCCGATCACCCTGATCACCCTGTTCATCGTGTTCCGCTCGGCGGCGATGGCCGCCGTGCCGCTGGTGCTCGCGCTGTCCGCGATCGCGGCGGCCGTCGGATTGTCGATGCTCGCGTCGCACGTCTTCCCGGACGCCGGGGTCGGCACCAACGTGATCCTGCTGATCGGCCTGGCCGTCGGCGTCGACTACGCGCTCTTCTACCTCAAGCGCGAACGCGAGGAACGGGCCCGCTCGGGCGGGCGACTCGACTCCCGAGCCCTGGTCGAACTGGCCGCCGCCACCTCCGGACACGCCGTCGTGGTCTCCGGGCTCGCGGTCGCCGCCTCCAGCGCGACGCTGTTCCTGGCCGACGACGTGATCTTCTCCTCCATCGCCATCGGCGCGATCGTGGTCACCGTGGTCGCGGTGATCGGCTCGCTGACCGCGCTGCCCGCGCTGCTGGTCAAGCTCGGTGCCCGGGCCGAACGCCGCGCCGCGGCCAAGGCCGAGCGCGCGGCCCGCCGGGGCGAGCCGGTCGCCGCGAAGCCCGCGCGCAGTGGTGCCGGCCGGATCACCTCGGCCGTCCTGCGAGTCACCGCCGCCCGCCCGGTCGCGACGCTCGCCGTCGCCGTGTTCGCCATGCTGGCCCTGGCCGCCCCGCTCGCGAACCTGAAACTGACCGAGATCGGCCGTGAGACCTACTCCCGGGACCTGCCCGCCATGGACACCTGGCATCGGCAGAACGAGGCGTTCCCGGAGCTGAAGTCGATGCACCAGGTCGTGGTCCGCGCCGACGCCGGCCGGGCCGACGAGGTGGCCGGCGCGCTGCGCGAGTTGGAGGTACGGGCCAAGACCGACCCGGCGCTCGCCGGCATCGCCGAACTGCGCACCTCGCCCGACCACCGGATCACCATGCTGGAGCTGCGCGTGCCGCACTTCGTCAGTACCGACGCGGCGCAGGACTCGCTCGATCGGGTCCGCGACGACTACGTACCGGCCACGATCGGCCGACTGCGCGGGGTCGACGTGGCGGTCACCGGCGACGTGGCCCGCTACGCGGACTACCCCGAACACCAGAAGACCAAGCTGCCGATGATCGTCACGACACTGCTCCTGGTGACCTTCGTGATCACCGTGATCGCGTTCGGCTCGGTGGTCCTGGGCCTGCTCGGCATGCTGCTCAACCTGCTGTCGGCCGGCGCCGCGCTCGGACTGCTCGTCCTGGTCTTCCAAGGGAGTTGGGCCGAGGCGCTGCTCGACTTCGACTCGACCGGCTCGATCGGCTCCCGGGTGCCGCTGTTCCTGTTCGTGATCCTGTTCGGACTGTCCATGGACTACCAGGTGTTCGTGATCAGCCGGATCCGCGAGGCCGTGCGGCGCGGCGTGACGACCCGGCAGGCCGTACTCGACGGGATCGGCAACTCGGCGGGCGTGGTCACCAGCGCCGCGTTCGTGATGGTCACCGTGTTCGCCAGTTTCATCGGCCTGCACCTGATCGAGATGAAGCAGTTCGGCTTCAGCCTCGCGGTGGCCGTGCTCCTGGACGCGTTCGTGATCCGGATCATGATCCTGCCCGCCGCCATGCTGCTGCTGGGCGAACGCAGCTGGTGGCCGGCGATCGCACTGCGCCGGGGCCGGGGCCGCACCCCCGCCGCCGAGGTTCGACCGGCCCAAAACGTAGGCTGA